In a genomic window of Patescibacteria group bacterium:
- a CDS encoding thymidylate synthase gives MRQYLDVMQRILDEGVRKGDRTGTGTLSIFAPQMRFDLSDGFPLVTTKRVNLRAIIFELLWFLQGSTNVKTLQERGVHIWDEWADERGELGPVYGYQWRSWSCPNGESVDQISSVVNAIRTNPDSRRLVVSAWNVAEIDKMALPPCHTLFQFYVADRKLSCVLHQRSADWFLGVPFNIASYSLLTMLMAQVCNLGLGEFVHNFGDAHLYSNHLDQACLQLTRVPRPLPVMALNSDVMDIFGFKYEDFDLRGYDPYPAIRAPIAV, from the coding sequence GTGAGGCAATATCTAGATGTAATGCAAAGGATTTTGGATGAGGGGGTTAGGAAAGGAGATAGAACGGGAACAGGAACTTTGTCAATCTTTGCCCCGCAAATGCGTTTTGATTTGTCAGACGGTTTTCCTCTTGTAACTACCAAGAGAGTTAATTTAAGAGCGATTATTTTTGAGCTTTTGTGGTTTTTACAAGGAAGTACCAATGTCAAAACTCTTCAAGAGAGAGGAGTCCATATTTGGGATGAGTGGGCGGATGAGAGAGGGGAACTAGGTCCTGTTTATGGGTATCAATGGCGTTCGTGGTCCTGCCCTAATGGGGAAAGTGTGGATCAAATATCATCTGTGGTAAATGCTATTAGGACCAACCCAGATTCCCGTCGCTTGGTTGTTAGCGCGTGGAATGTTGCGGAAATTGACAAAATGGCTCTGCCTCCTTGCCACACTCTGTTTCAGTTTTATGTGGCAGATAGAAAATTGTCTTGCGTTTTGCATCAACGTTCCGCAGACTGGTTTTTGGGAGTGCCGTTTAATATTGCTTCATATTCGTTGTTAACAATGCTGATGGCGCAAGTATGCAATCTTGGTTTGGGAGAGTTTGTTCACAATTTTGGAGACGCGCATTTGTATTCAAACCACTTGGACCAAGCGTGTTTGCAACTGACGAGAGTCCCTCGCCCGTTGCCTGTAATGGCGCTTAATTCAGATGTTATGGACATTTTTGGATTTAAGTATGAGGACTTTGATTTGAGAGGTTATGATCCTTATCCCGCAATTCGCGCTCCGATTGCGGTATAG
- a CDS encoding transposase, with protein sequence MSYSCFSKLTLVNRKRFLEELNILGNKQVEIYAFCLMPTHFHLLLREVRDNGISDFMRIFQNSYAKYFNKKTGRFGAVFQSMYKSETIYDNNSIVNVIKYIHNNPKSLNYIRTEKDLKNYLWGSLPDYLNSRKSSFIAKDSVLASLEGVFEDIAKNKWFY encoded by the coding sequence ATGAGCTACTCTTGTTTTTCTAAACTAACCCTTGTCAACAGAAAGAGATTTTTGGAGGAGTTAAATATTTTAGGGAACAAACAAGTTGAGATATACGCCTTTTGTTTAATGCCCACACATTTCCATTTATTACTTCGTGAAGTGAGGGATAACGGGATATCGGATTTTATGCGTATTTTTCAAAATAGTTACGCAAAATACTTTAATAAAAAAACGGGACGCTTTGGCGCGGTGTTTCAAAGTATGTATAAATCCGAAACTATTTATGATAATAACAGTATTGTTAATGTTATTAAGTATATTCATAATAATCCTAAATCTTTAAATTATATTAGGACGGAGAAGGATTTAAAAAATTATTTGTGGGGTTCTTTGCCAGATTATTTAAATTCAAGAAAGTCCAGTTTTATTGCAAAGGACAGCGTATTAGCTTCTTTGGAAGGTGTTTTTGAGGATATTGCGAAGAATAAATGGTTCTATTGA